The Klebsiella sp. RHBSTW-00484 genome includes a window with the following:
- a CDS encoding PhzF family phenazine biosynthesis protein, producing the protein MTEVPVYLVAAFSKQPFAGNPAAVCLLDEWLPDELLLKMAQQHNQSETAFVVRESDGFALRWFTTRNEVNLCGHATLASAHVIFHHLDFPDAVIHFATASGLLTVSRDGDWLTLDFPAGETEECEPPADMLSALGIDSYLHARKGRAWLIELASREQVAAVRPNISSMIPGEHKVTITAVGDGNYDFVSRFFSPGEAVWEDPVTGSAHTMLIPYWSVKLGKTQMLARQISARGGDIRCELQGERVLMSGQAVSYLSGAIMLR; encoded by the coding sequence ATGACAGAGGTTCCTGTATATCTGGTTGCGGCTTTTAGCAAACAGCCTTTTGCTGGTAACCCGGCAGCGGTATGTCTGCTTGACGAATGGTTGCCGGATGAGTTGCTGTTGAAAATGGCTCAGCAGCATAATCAGTCTGAAACCGCATTTGTGGTCCGCGAGAGCGATGGTTTTGCGCTGCGCTGGTTTACCACTCGTAACGAGGTCAATCTCTGCGGGCACGCCACGCTTGCCAGCGCACACGTGATTTTTCATCACCTGGATTTTCCCGACGCGGTGATTCACTTCGCCACGGCTTCCGGTCTGTTGACCGTGAGTCGTGACGGCGATTGGCTGACCCTGGATTTCCCCGCCGGCGAAACTGAAGAGTGCGAGCCGCCAGCCGATATGCTCTCCGCGTTAGGGATCGATAGCTATCTGCATGCCCGCAAGGGGCGCGCCTGGCTTATCGAACTGGCCTCTCGAGAACAGGTTGCCGCCGTGCGGCCGAACATTTCCTCGATGATCCCCGGCGAGCATAAGGTGACCATTACCGCCGTAGGTGATGGCAATTATGATTTTGTCAGCCGTTTTTTCTCCCCTGGCGAAGCAGTATGGGAAGATCCGGTGACCGGCTCGGCGCATACCATGCTCATTCCTTACTGGAGCGTGAAGCTTGGCAAAACCCAAATGCTGGCGCGGCAGATTTCCGCGCGCGGCGGTGATATTCGCTGCGAGCTGCAAGGGGAAAGAGTATTAATGA
- a CDS encoding PhzF family phenazine biosynthesis protein — MQEINFYLVDAFSDHNFGGNAAAVCPLTEWLPDETLLKMAQQHNQSETAFFVRTDEGYELRWFTTLHEINLCGHATLAASHVIFEYLDHPSSTIVFSTRFVGELRVTRSGDWLTLDFPAWATTVVEQPPADLLAGLGLSEAQEVRVARDYLVILRDRQQVESVQPDMHQLQRLGKMICISAADDEYDFVSRFFCPGESLWEDPVTGSTHSMLIPYWGEKLGKMEMQARQVSARGGDLRCQWQGDRVLIGGQATTYLIGTITLR; from the coding sequence ATGCAGGAAATTAACTTTTATCTGGTCGATGCGTTCAGCGACCACAACTTTGGCGGCAATGCGGCGGCAGTTTGCCCGCTCACCGAATGGTTGCCGGACGAAACGTTGTTGAAAATGGCGCAGCAGCACAATCAGTCGGAAACTGCGTTTTTTGTCCGTACTGATGAAGGATATGAGCTGCGTTGGTTTACCACCTTGCATGAAATTAATCTCTGCGGCCACGCGACGCTGGCAGCTTCGCACGTCATCTTTGAGTACCTCGACCATCCGTCATCGACAATTGTCTTTAGTACCCGTTTTGTTGGCGAGCTCCGCGTGACGCGCAGCGGCGACTGGCTGACCCTGGATTTCCCTGCCTGGGCGACGACGGTCGTCGAACAGCCGCCAGCGGACCTGCTTGCCGGTCTGGGGCTAAGCGAAGCGCAGGAAGTACGCGTGGCTCGCGATTACCTGGTGATCTTACGCGATCGTCAGCAGGTAGAATCGGTACAACCGGATATGCACCAGCTTCAGCGCCTGGGTAAAATGATTTGTATTAGCGCCGCAGATGATGAGTATGATTTTGTCAGCCGCTTCTTCTGCCCGGGGGAGTCGCTGTGGGAAGACCCGGTGACCGGCTCGACGCATAGCATGTTGATCCCGTATTGGGGCGAGAAGCTCGGTAAAATGGAGATGCAGGCGCGGCAGGTATCCGCTCGCGGCGGCGATCTACGCTGCCAGTGGCAGGGCGACCGGGTGCTGATTGGCGGCCAGGCGACAACCTATTTAATCGGTACGATAACGCTGCGTTAA